Proteins encoded by one window of Porphyromonas vaginalis:
- a CDS encoding ISAs1 family transposase, producing MSIFNHLLMVEDPRINRCKKFPLGYILTTVFTATISGCSSWYEIEDYAEEYKDDLEALYERISGESSSWGVPSHDTLNRAISLLDPKQIEQVYKAFLEESFEITTGKHICLDGKTMRGVKKLDFDADSHCVTAFDPNQQASLAQVYISTKSNEINAIKEILKALDLRDTVITIDAIGTQTEIAKAVVEKEGDYILQVKDNQKLTKEEVQSFFCPLYDAHIVHQEQKDFGHGRIETRTMSSIVDPLSLDPDSTLDKWDGLKSIHMMTRVRTDKKTDKSTSETTFYISSLTDGTEVFKLIREHWAVENKLHYMLDMLFREDYSTKRTRNAAQNMNIINKINLTIIQRLKDKLKATSTLRLRKKLARMTPEEIFEMEL from the coding sequence ATGAGTATATTCAATCACCTTCTAATGGTCGAAGATCCACGCATAAATCGATGCAAAAAGTTCCCCTTAGGGTACATCCTCACAACTGTATTCACGGCTACTATCTCTGGCTGCTCCTCTTGGTATGAAATAGAAGACTACGCAGAAGAGTACAAAGATGATCTAGAGGCTCTATATGAGCGTATATCAGGAGAGTCGAGCTCTTGGGGAGTCCCCTCTCACGACACGCTCAATCGCGCCATCAGTCTTCTTGATCCCAAGCAGATAGAGCAAGTCTACAAAGCCTTTCTAGAGGAAAGCTTTGAGATAACAACTGGCAAGCACATCTGTCTAGATGGTAAGACGATGAGAGGCGTTAAGAAGCTAGACTTTGATGCCGACAGCCATTGCGTTACAGCCTTTGACCCCAACCAGCAAGCCTCATTGGCTCAGGTATATATCTCCACTAAGTCGAACGAAATCAATGCCATCAAAGAGATCCTCAAGGCTCTAGATCTACGAGACACCGTCATCACCATTGACGCTATCGGCACTCAGACCGAGATCGCAAAGGCAGTGGTTGAAAAAGAGGGCGACTACATACTCCAAGTTAAAGATAATCAGAAGCTAACGAAGGAAGAGGTGCAAAGTTTCTTTTGTCCCCTCTACGATGCTCACATAGTGCATCAAGAACAGAAAGACTTTGGTCATGGGCGAATAGAAACACGTACGATGAGTAGCATCGTAGACCCTTTATCTCTAGACCCAGACTCGACTTTAGACAAATGGGACGGGCTCAAAAGTATCCATATGATGACAAGAGTACGGACGGACAAGAAGACAGATAAGTCCACCAGCGAGACCACCTTCTATATCTCTAGCCTGACAGACGGGACAGAAGTTTTCAAGTTGATCCGTGAGCATTGGGCTGTGGAAAACAAGCTTCACTATATGCTGGATATGCTTTTCAGAGAGGACTACTCTACCAAGAGAACCCGCAATGCCGCTCAGAACATGAACATTATAAATAAGATAAACCTGACTATCATTCAACGGCTTAAAGACAAGCTCAAAGCCACATCAACGCTGCGCCTGAGGAAAAAGCTCGCACGTATGACTCCAGAGGAAATCTTCGAAATGGAATTATAA
- the ileS gene encoding isoleucine--tRNA ligase, which yields MKKPFKEYQSADFAQINQEMLALWEKEQLFHRSLHQREDAPLFTFYEGPPSANGMPGIHHVIARSIKDIICRYKTMHGYRVDRRAGWDTHGLPVELGVEKKLGITKDAIGKTISVAEYNQTCRKEVMKYTAEWESLTNQMGYWVDMEHPYVTYKNKYIETLWYLLKELYKKGLLYKGLSIQPYSPAAGTGLSSHELNQPGCYRDVKDTVCTAQFRIIDAPESLRGRGESFFLAWTTTPWTLPSNTALCVGPSIEYCAVETFNPYSDMPITVVLATALLGSYFDAESEVSELPETWDKETYKKAPWHRISTCKGSDLVGIHYEQLIPWVNPGEEAFRVIPGDYVSTEDGTGIVHIAPTFGADDERVAKAAGIPPLLMIDNKGQQRPMVDLKGRFYKIEALDHQFLKESVNVPLYDTYAGRYVKKDYDPNDTPDKETLDVEICVMLKHENRVFRVEKHTHNYPHCWRTDKPILYYPLDSWFIRSTACREEMMRLNETIDWHPAAIGVGRFGKWLENLQDWNLSRSRYWGTPLPIWRTEDGDEELCIGSVEELYKECERAVQAGVMSANPLAGFTPDDYSEENYDKIDLHRPYVDEITLVAQDGKRPMRRESDLIDVWFDSGAMPFAQVHYPFEHREEVESGKVFPADFIAEGVDQTRGWFFTLHAIATMTQGSIAFRNVLVNGLVLDKDGNKMSKRLGNAVDPFGIIQQYGSDPLRWYMITNANPWENIRFDPKGVEEVSRKYFGTLYNTYQFFALYGNLDGFEPSVAQIPYADRPEIDRWILSRLNSLIKEVDGKLASYDPTPAGRAIENFVTEHLSNWYVRLSRKRFWAGSMTDDKLSAYQTLYQCLSVVAQLMAPIAPFYADRLYRDLHDDAASVHLSDYPVADEAQIDLDLERSMELAQIYSTLVLSLRRKVNIKVRQPLSAIMLPVNDPADKIHMEQVHDLLLSEVNVKDIRFVDPSDSIWVRTVKPDFKALGPKVGKNMKALAAQINALTPEQINELEQTEHLTLTVGDQPIVVDLQDVQIIAQDIPGWTVANEGRHTVALDITLTPELIAEGTAREFVNRIQNLRKQSGYEVNDHIELLVMAPDEVVEALRTHQEYVQTQVQADTIDYSEVLSDAEEIDLDGTLIAVQISKV from the coding sequence ATGAAGAAACCGTTTAAGGAATACCAGTCTGCTGACTTTGCACAGATCAATCAGGAGATGCTCGCTCTGTGGGAGAAGGAGCAGCTCTTCCACCGCTCGCTACATCAGCGTGAGGATGCGCCGCTATTTACCTTCTATGAGGGTCCTCCCTCGGCCAATGGTATGCCTGGCATTCACCACGTCATAGCGCGCTCTATCAAGGATATCATCTGTCGCTACAAGACGATGCACGGCTACCGTGTGGATCGTCGCGCTGGCTGGGATACGCACGGCCTGCCTGTAGAGCTGGGGGTCGAGAAGAAGCTCGGCATCACCAAGGATGCGATCGGTAAGACGATCTCTGTCGCTGAGTACAACCAGACTTGCCGCAAGGAGGTGATGAAGTACACCGCCGAGTGGGAGTCGCTGACGAATCAGATGGGTTACTGGGTCGATATGGAGCACCCCTACGTAACCTACAAGAATAAGTACATCGAGACACTTTGGTACCTCCTCAAGGAGCTATACAAGAAGGGGTTACTATACAAAGGTCTATCCATACAGCCCTACAGCCCCGCGGCTGGCACGGGGCTAAGCTCTCACGAGTTGAATCAGCCAGGCTGCTATCGTGATGTCAAGGATACGGTCTGTACCGCACAGTTTCGCATCATCGATGCTCCCGAGTCTCTCCGTGGACGTGGCGAAAGCTTCTTCCTAGCGTGGACCACCACGCCGTGGACGCTTCCGTCGAACACGGCACTCTGTGTGGGCCCCTCGATCGAGTACTGTGCCGTGGAGACGTTCAACCCCTACAGCGACATGCCGATCACGGTGGTGCTCGCCACGGCACTCCTAGGCAGCTACTTCGACGCTGAGAGCGAGGTGAGCGAACTGCCAGAGACGTGGGACAAGGAGACCTACAAGAAAGCTCCCTGGCACCGCATCTCAACCTGCAAGGGTAGCGATCTCGTGGGCATTCACTACGAGCAGCTCATCCCGTGGGTCAATCCTGGCGAGGAAGCCTTCCGAGTCATCCCCGGTGACTATGTCAGCACTGAGGATGGTACCGGTATCGTACACATTGCGCCGACCTTCGGTGCAGACGATGAGCGTGTCGCCAAGGCGGCAGGCATTCCTCCACTTCTGATGATCGATAATAAGGGGCAGCAGCGCCCGATGGTCGACCTGAAGGGACGCTTCTACAAGATCGAAGCTCTCGATCATCAGTTCCTCAAGGAGTCGGTGAACGTACCGCTCTACGACACCTACGCAGGACGTTATGTCAAGAAGGATTACGACCCCAACGACACACCTGACAAGGAGACGCTAGACGTAGAGATCTGCGTCATGCTCAAGCATGAGAACCGCGTCTTCCGAGTCGAGAAGCATACGCACAACTATCCCCACTGCTGGCGCACCGACAAGCCGATCCTCTACTACCCGCTAGACAGCTGGTTCATCCGCTCTACCGCTTGCCGTGAGGAGATGATGCGTCTCAATGAGACGATCGACTGGCATCCTGCTGCGATCGGTGTAGGACGCTTCGGCAAGTGGCTGGAGAACCTCCAGGACTGGAATCTCTCCCGCAGCCGCTACTGGGGTACTCCCCTACCTATCTGGCGCACCGAAGATGGTGACGAGGAGCTCTGCATCGGCTCTGTCGAGGAGCTATACAAAGAGTGCGAGCGCGCTGTGCAGGCTGGCGTCATGTCGGCCAATCCGCTCGCTGGCTTTACACCTGACGACTACAGCGAGGAGAACTATGACAAGATCGACCTGCACCGACCCTATGTTGACGAGATCACGCTCGTGGCGCAGGACGGCAAGCGTCCGATGCGTCGTGAGAGCGATCTGATCGATGTGTGGTTTGACTCGGGGGCTATGCCTTTTGCGCAGGTGCACTACCCCTTCGAGCATCGTGAGGAGGTCGAGAGTGGCAAGGTCTTCCCCGCCGACTTCATCGCTGAGGGCGTCGACCAGACACGTGGTTGGTTCTTTACGCTTCACGCTATCGCTACGATGACCCAGGGGAGCATAGCCTTTAGAAATGTCCTCGTCAACGGGCTCGTCCTCGACAAGGATGGCAACAAGATGAGCAAGCGACTAGGCAATGCGGTCGATCCCTTTGGTATCATCCAGCAGTACGGCTCAGACCCACTACGCTGGTACATGATCACCAATGCCAATCCGTGGGAAAACATCCGCTTCGACCCGAAGGGCGTCGAGGAGGTGAGCCGCAAATACTTCGGCACGCTCTACAATACCTACCAGTTCTTCGCACTCTATGGCAACTTGGACGGCTTCGAACCTTCCGTTGCCCAGATCCCCTATGCGGATCGTCCTGAGATCGATCGCTGGATCCTCTCGCGTCTCAACTCGCTCATCAAGGAGGTGGACGGCAAGCTGGCAAGCTACGACCCGACACCCGCAGGACGTGCTATCGAAAACTTTGTCACAGAGCATCTGAGCAACTGGTACGTGCGTCTCTCGCGCAAGCGCTTTTGGGCAGGCTCTATGACCGACGACAAGCTCAGCGCATATCAGACACTCTACCAGTGTCTCTCGGTAGTAGCTCAGCTGATGGCACCCATTGCGCCCTTCTACGCAGATAGGCTCTACCGTGACCTGCACGATGACGCAGCATCGGTACACCTCTCTGACTACCCCGTGGCAGACGAGGCGCAGATAGACCTAGACCTAGAGCGTAGCATGGAGCTGGCTCAGATCTACTCGACGCTAGTCCTCTCACTACGTCGCAAGGTCAATATCAAGGTGCGTCAACCGCTCAGCGCGATCATGCTACCGGTCAATGACCCCGCCGACAAGATCCACATGGAGCAGGTACACGACCTACTACTCAGCGAGGTCAATGTGAAGGATATTCGCTTCGTTGATCCCTCCGACTCCATCTGGGTACGCACGGTCAAGCCTGACTTCAAGGCTCTAGGGCCTAAGGTGGGCAAGAATATGAAAGCACTCGCAGCTCAGATCAATGCCCTCACACCCGAGCAGATCAATGAGTTAGAGCAGACGGAGCACCTGACCCTGACGGTCGGTGATCAGCCTATTGTGGTGGACCTCCAGGATGTACAGATCATCGCTCAGGATATACCGGGGTGGACGGTTGCCAACGAGGGTCGTCATACGGTAGCTCTAGACATCACGCTCACGCCCGAGCTGATCGCTGAGGGTACAGCGCGTGAGTTTGTCAACCGCATACAGAACCTTCGCAAGCAGTCTGGCTACGAGGTCAACGATCATATCGAGCTACTCGTCATGGCTCCCGATGAAGTTGTAGAGGCTCTCCGCACTCATCAGGAGTACGTCCAGACGCAAGTACAGGCCGACACAATCGATTACTCCGAGGTACTCAGCGATGCCGAGGAGATCGACCTAGACGGCACCTTGATAGCGGTACAGATCAGCAAAGTATAA
- a CDS encoding TraR/DksA family transcriptional regulator codes for MEDSSKKRYNAEELEEFRILIEKKIAQAREDLNMLRAENANDISDTTPTYKDLDEGAITQARLENDAQAQRLQDFIEKLEAALLRIQNGTYGICSVTGKLIPKERLRAVPHTTKSIEAKLNRDKLK; via the coding sequence ATGGAAGATAGCAGCAAGAAACGATACAATGCGGAGGAGCTCGAAGAGTTTCGCATACTCATCGAGAAGAAGATCGCTCAGGCTCGTGAGGATCTCAACATGCTCCGTGCTGAGAATGCCAACGACATCAGCGACACGACGCCCACCTACAAGGATCTAGACGAGGGTGCCATCACGCAGGCTCGTCTTGAAAACGATGCACAGGCACAGCGTCTGCAGGACTTCATCGAGAAGCTCGAGGCAGCTCTCCTACGTATCCAAAACGGCACCTACGGCATCTGCTCTGTCACGGGCAAGCTCATACCCAAGGAGCGTCTCCGTGCGGTACCTCATACGACCAAGAGCATCGAGGCCAAGCTCAATCGCGACAAGCTTAAGTAA
- a CDS encoding lipoprotein signal peptidase yields MTRTSQRHWIVAGLILLLIVIDQVVKIWIKTHMYVGQEYHIFDWFRIYFVENRGMAYGVELGSKLLLTAFRIIAMAGLAVWLTRFVRQSRHYSLSFCCIIGLVLAGGIGNLIDSLLYGQLFTSSIGQVAQFVPTTAGAVGYAPWFEGHVVDMLYFPLFTTVLPEWFPIGGGSAYTFFSPIFNIADSCITVGVLALLICYPRTTTRALDRLWIYLRGKRRHASQRAK; encoded by the coding sequence ATGACTCGTACTAGCCAGCGCCATTGGATTGTCGCAGGGCTCATTCTGCTCCTCATTGTCATAGATCAGGTTGTCAAGATCTGGATCAAGACACACATGTACGTCGGTCAGGAGTATCATATCTTTGACTGGTTTCGCATCTACTTTGTAGAGAACCGTGGCATGGCTTACGGTGTGGAGCTAGGCAGCAAGCTCCTCCTGACCGCCTTCCGCATCATAGCCATGGCTGGACTAGCCGTTTGGCTCACACGCTTCGTCCGGCAGTCTCGCCACTACTCGCTGAGCTTCTGCTGCATCATAGGGCTGGTGCTGGCGGGAGGCATTGGCAATCTCATCGACTCACTCCTCTACGGACAACTCTTCACCTCCTCCATCGGACAGGTGGCGCAGTTTGTCCCTACCACCGCTGGAGCTGTGGGGTACGCCCCGTGGTTTGAGGGGCATGTGGTCGATATGCTCTACTTTCCCCTCTTCACGACAGTGCTGCCTGAGTGGTTCCCGATAGGCGGTGGGTCGGCGTATACCTTCTTCAGCCCCATCTTCAACATCGCCGACAGTTGCATCACCGTAGGCGTGCTGGCACTACTCATCTGCTATCCACGTACCACGACACGGGCTCTTGATCGCCTCTGGATCTACCTGCGTGGCAAGCGCCGGCACGCAAGTCAGCGAGCTAAGTAA
- a CDS encoding DUF4296 domain-containing protein encodes MRAYSVKVSLLKFGLLSMLLLLLGSGCKRRSWQRIPNDKLEQLLTELYTARGVGQTLYLSSDQQDSIYASILKSHGVSQEDLDSTIYYLSASKAKLLQKIIAQSSASIQREVEILERTTGFFKVGLEGDEGNFYSPLPDSLSCRVTPLSTYPIRISKEQSSYLWKVALADIPNLPDTIHQIEIQGLVSGTRLPEEFQMPYIAISKQLDATPPPLAMESASMQLPIGGVFSLTLGSATPENASEPTEEPEPTSYMDSISSSLTDLMSSDPTGSVVGDLPVSRPRKESVRTAPHFSVGDTISISIYSQPSDYLSTQSLHFRLQELRIVAR; translated from the coding sequence ATGCGGGCTTACAGCGTCAAGGTCTCTTTGCTCAAGTTTGGGCTACTAAGCATGCTGCTACTCCTACTCGGGAGTGGCTGCAAAAGACGCTCGTGGCAACGCATACCAAATGATAAGCTCGAGCAGCTACTCACGGAGCTATACACAGCTCGTGGCGTAGGTCAGACGCTCTACCTAAGCTCCGACCAGCAAGACTCGATCTACGCCTCCATACTCAAGTCGCACGGCGTATCTCAAGAGGATCTAGACAGCACCATCTACTACCTCTCAGCTTCGAAAGCAAAGCTGCTTCAGAAGATCATCGCCCAGTCCTCCGCCAGCATACAGCGAGAGGTCGAGATACTGGAACGCACGACAGGCTTCTTCAAGGTTGGTCTGGAGGGTGACGAGGGCAACTTCTACTCACCACTACCCGACTCACTCTCGTGTCGTGTCACCCCGCTCTCGACCTATCCTATCCGCATCAGCAAGGAGCAGAGCAGCTACCTCTGGAAGGTGGCTCTCGCAGACATTCCCAACCTCCCCGATACCATTCATCAGATAGAGATACAGGGACTCGTCAGCGGTACGCGATTACCCGAAGAGTTCCAGATGCCCTACATCGCCATATCCAAGCAGCTCGACGCCACGCCTCCGCCCCTAGCTATGGAGAGTGCGTCAATGCAGCTGCCTATCGGAGGGGTCTTCTCGCTAACCCTAGGGTCAGCTACTCCAGAGAATGCGTCAGAGCCTACGGAGGAGCCAGAGCCTACAAGCTATATGGATAGCATCTCAAGTAGTTTGACGGATCTCATGTCGAGTGACCCGACAGGTAGTGTTGTCGGCGATCTCCCCGTGAGCAGACCACGCAAAGAGTCTGTACGCACCGCTCCGCATTTCTCCGTGGGCGATACCATCTCGATCTCTATTTACAGCCAGCCGTCAGACTATCTGAGTACGCAGTCACTGCACTTCAGGCTACAAGAGCTGCGCATAGTCGCTCGCTAG
- the alaS gene encoding alanine--tRNA ligase: MMTAHDIRKAFLDFFEEHGHRIVPSAPMVIKDDPTLMFTNAGMNQFKDIILGNKEPQYRRAADSQKCLRVSGKHNDLEEVGRDTYHHTMFEMLGNWSFGDYFKREAIQFAWTFLTERLQLPKDRLYVTVFGGSAEEGLSRDDEAAGYWLQYTTEDRIIDGSRKDNFWEMGDTGPCGPCSEIHIDLRSEEERQLVCGRDLVNKDHPLVIEIWNLVFMQYDRKADGHLEPLPHKVIDTGMGFERLCMAMQGKKSNYDTDLFTPLIRAIETLSGEQYGQNEQMDIAMRVVADHIRTIAFAIADGQLPSNAKAGYVIRRILRRAVRYAYTFLHADEPMLYTLLPTLNEVMGEAYPEIVAQRELIASVIKEEEESFLRTLAQGLKLLESKIQELPQDAKVLSGADAFVLYDTYGFPLDLTELILSERGMTLDQVAFDKLMQEQKSRARQAAAVDAADWVVLDEETTESTFVGYETLQIETHILRYRKVADKKRSYYQVVLAETPFYAEMGGQVGDKGVLIAQDGTEYPILDTKRENNLTVHILSALPTDPKQPLIARVGAELRHLTEANHTATHLMHHALRAVLGTHVEQKGSLVSADLLRFDFSHFKKVTPEEIAEVERLVNAEIRADRPRDEQRNVPIAKAKEMGAMALFGEKYGDEVRVIKYGDSVELCGGTHVASTGQIGFFKIISEGSIAAGIRRIEAVTGPKAEEYVHHLEEQLQLFNERLNNVPDPLKALDRLIAEGAEQRKAIEQYTKAQAEQIALQALADQTKHGETTIVTVNKPMSSDVAKDVAGTIRERLQGSYLALIGAAEEGKCTLTVILSPDLVDKGLNASKLIKEVASLIKGGGGGQPHFATAGGRNPEGLQAAIDHIVSLI; encoded by the coding sequence ATGATGACAGCACACGATATACGAAAAGCCTTTCTCGACTTCTTTGAGGAGCACGGGCACCGCATTGTACCCTCGGCACCGATGGTGATCAAGGACGACCCCACGCTCATGTTTACCAATGCCGGGATGAACCAATTTAAGGATATCATCCTGGGCAATAAAGAGCCTCAGTATCGTCGTGCAGCAGACTCGCAAAAGTGTCTCCGCGTGAGCGGTAAGCACAACGACCTCGAGGAGGTAGGACGCGATACCTACCACCACACCATGTTTGAGATGCTGGGCAACTGGTCCTTTGGCGACTACTTCAAGCGCGAGGCGATCCAGTTTGCCTGGACTTTCCTCACGGAGCGTCTCCAGCTACCCAAGGATCGGCTCTACGTGACCGTCTTCGGCGGCAGTGCCGAGGAGGGACTGAGCCGTGACGACGAGGCGGCAGGCTACTGGCTTCAGTACACCACGGAGGATCGTATCATCGACGGCTCTCGCAAGGACAACTTCTGGGAGATGGGTGACACGGGTCCTTGCGGTCCTTGCTCCGAGATACACATTGACCTGCGTAGCGAGGAGGAGCGTCAGCTCGTCTGCGGTCGTGATCTAGTCAACAAGGATCACCCACTAGTCATCGAGATCTGGAACCTCGTCTTCATGCAGTACGACCGCAAGGCTGACGGACATCTAGAGCCTCTACCCCACAAGGTGATCGATACTGGCATGGGCTTCGAGCGTCTCTGTATGGCTATGCAGGGCAAGAAGTCGAACTACGACACCGACCTTTTCACCCCTCTGATCCGTGCCATCGAGACACTCAGCGGGGAGCAGTATGGTCAGAACGAGCAGATGGATATCGCCATGCGTGTCGTCGCTGACCACATCCGTACGATCGCTTTTGCTATCGCCGACGGACAGCTCCCGAGCAATGCTAAGGCGGGCTACGTGATCCGTCGTATCCTACGTCGTGCCGTGCGCTACGCCTACACCTTCCTCCATGCCGATGAGCCGATGCTCTACACGCTCCTACCCACGCTCAATGAGGTGATGGGCGAAGCTTATCCCGAGATCGTGGCTCAGCGCGAACTGATCGCTTCGGTGATCAAAGAGGAGGAGGAGAGCTTCCTACGCACCCTTGCTCAGGGACTTAAGCTTCTGGAGAGCAAAATCCAAGAGCTACCCCAGGACGCAAAAGTTCTGTCAGGTGCCGACGCTTTCGTCCTGTACGACACCTACGGCTTCCCACTAGACCTCACGGAGTTGATCCTGTCGGAGCGTGGCATGACGCTCGATCAGGTCGCTTTTGACAAACTGATGCAGGAGCAGAAGAGTCGTGCCCGTCAGGCGGCCGCCGTTGATGCTGCCGACTGGGTGGTCCTCGATGAGGAGACCACCGAGAGCACCTTCGTAGGCTACGAGACGCTCCAGATCGAGACGCATATCCTGCGCTACCGCAAGGTGGCTGACAAGAAGCGCAGCTACTATCAGGTGGTGCTGGCTGAGACTCCCTTCTACGCTGAGATGGGTGGTCAGGTGGGCGACAAGGGCGTGCTGATCGCTCAGGACGGCACCGAGTACCCAATCCTAGACACCAAGCGGGAGAACAACCTCACCGTCCATATCCTCTCGGCCCTCCCCACAGATCCTAAGCAGCCGCTCATCGCGCGTGTCGGGGCTGAGCTGCGTCACCTCACGGAGGCAAACCATACGGCGACACACCTGATGCACCACGCACTGAGAGCCGTGCTCGGCACTCATGTAGAGCAAAAGGGTTCGCTCGTATCGGCAGACCTGCTACGCTTTGACTTCTCTCACTTCAAGAAGGTCACTCCCGAAGAGATTGCCGAGGTGGAGCGTCTGGTCAATGCGGAGATCCGTGCCGATAGGCCTCGTGATGAGCAGCGTAATGTGCCGATCGCCAAGGCTAAGGAGATGGGTGCTATGGCACTCTTTGGCGAGAAGTATGGCGATGAGGTGCGTGTCATCAAGTATGGTGACTCGGTCGAGCTATGCGGTGGTACCCACGTGGCTAGCACGGGGCAGATAGGCTTTTTCAAGATCATCAGCGAGGGTTCTATTGCCGCCGGCATCAGACGTATCGAGGCGGTCACGGGGCCCAAGGCGGAGGAGTATGTGCACCATCTAGAGGAGCAGTTACAGCTCTTCAACGAGAGGCTCAACAATGTGCCCGATCCGCTCAAGGCGCTAGACCGACTGATTGCCGAGGGTGCCGAGCAGCGCAAGGCTATCGAGCAGTACACCAAGGCTCAGGCAGAGCAGATAGCGCTACAGGCTTTGGCCGATCAGACGAAGCATGGCGAGACAACCATCGTCACCGTCAATAAGCCAATGAGTAGCGATGTAGCTAAGGATGTCGCTGGCACCATTCGCGAGCGACTACAAGGCTCTTACCTAGCACTCATCGGTGCTGCCGAGGAGGGCAAGTGTACCCTCACAGTGATCCTCTCGCCAGACCTTGTCGACAAGGGGCTCAACGCTAGCAAGCTGATCAAGGAGGTCGCCTCCCTCATCAAGGGCGGTGGCGGTGGTCAGCCACACTTTGCGACGGCTGGCGGACGCAACCCCGAGGGGCTACAAGCTGCCATAGACCATATCGTCTCGCTGATTTAG
- a CDS encoding 3-dehydroquinate synthase — MPPLAFISTQSRVLVGNLMGDYLRELLRQGKPESYYLLADARVWHLSQELIAKSYPELTELPRYLINDPEEAKSLEGIAEMARWLLEQGATRGATLIALGGGAVSDAVGFLAQIYMRGVSLVLLPTTLLAMADAAVGGKCGVNFAGVKNLLGAFANEATTLTLCDTAWLESLPEEELRSGCGELIKYGLLVSPDLWRRLLQVLPEQPLSLEQLTPLIREAVQFKLDIVAQDRLDQGLRHQLNLGHTFGHAFEAWSHQHSDTPLLHGEAVALGLVPELYLSHVKLGFPKEVLHQLLAVVQELYRPLAITCRDYDALRELMLHDKKNSDAQRITTVALSAIGQVHELQNAPLDITEALDYYQDTML; from the coding sequence ATGCCACCCCTAGCCTTCATCTCCACCCAGTCGAGGGTACTCGTAGGCAACCTGATGGGCGACTACCTGCGGGAGTTGCTCCGCCAAGGCAAGCCCGAGAGCTACTACCTACTGGCAGATGCGAGGGTGTGGCACCTGAGCCAAGAGCTAATAGCGAAGAGCTATCCCGAGCTGACGGAGCTACCTCGCTATCTGATCAACGACCCTGAGGAGGCGAAGAGCCTGGAGGGCATCGCCGAGATGGCGCGCTGGCTCCTTGAGCAGGGCGCCACGCGTGGAGCTACCCTCATCGCACTGGGCGGTGGAGCCGTGAGCGACGCCGTCGGCTTCCTCGCTCAGATCTATATGCGGGGTGTCTCGCTCGTCCTACTCCCCACGACGCTCCTCGCCATGGCAGACGCAGCTGTGGGGGGCAAATGCGGGGTCAACTTTGCGGGTGTCAAGAATCTGCTCGGAGCTTTTGCCAATGAAGCGACCACGCTGACGCTCTGCGACACAGCTTGGCTGGAGAGCCTCCCAGAGGAGGAGCTACGCTCAGGCTGTGGCGAGCTGATCAAGTATGGCCTACTCGTTAGTCCCGACCTGTGGCGTCGGCTGCTGCAGGTGCTGCCCGAGCAACCGCTCTCCTTAGAGCAACTCACCCCGCTCATTCGTGAGGCAGTGCAGTTCAAACTCGACATCGTGGCGCAGGATCGTCTAGATCAGGGACTTCGTCACCAGCTTAACCTAGGGCACACCTTCGGACATGCCTTTGAGGCGTGGAGCCATCAGCACAGCGACACGCCTTTGCTACATGGCGAGGCGGTGGCTCTGGGACTTGTTCCCGAGCTTTACCTCTCGCACGTCAAGCTAGGCTTCCCCAAGGAGGTGCTACATCAGTTGCTCGCCGTAGTGCAGGAGCTATACCGTCCGCTCGCCATCACCTGCCGAGACTACGATGCGCTCAGGGAACTGATGCTCCACGACAAGAAGAATAGCGACGCCCAGCGCATCACCACCGTCGCTCTCTCGGCCATCGGTCAAGTCCACGAACTACAGAACGCTCCCCTCGACATCACCGAGGCGCTCGACTACTACCAAGACACGATGCTGTAA